The Falco rusticolus isolate bFalRus1 chromosome 4, bFalRus1.pri, whole genome shotgun sequence genome includes the window ATGAATTTAGCTGATAGCACAACTTTCAAActgacagaataaaatacataaaataccTTTCAGTATCTCATGTTCAAAGAAACCACACTGTTGAGCCTGTTTTCAATTATATCAGTTCTGCAAAATACTGCAGCATGCACAGGAAGGAGTTTAAAGTAGCTACAAAAACTGTATGTTTTCACTGTTCCCTCGAATCTTGGGTTCGGCTCTTCCgtgaaaggtattttaaaatccagtgtCCTTTATATGACAGAATTCTAGCCTTCAACACGTTAAATACAAGTTCACTTTATATATAGCCCATAATGTGAAACATTTATGAGTCAAAATATCATCcccatattttttaaacaacctTTCTGTATAGCAGTTCTATATACCAAGTTGAATGGGAGTGTTTCATAATGCTGTactaatttcttctttcacctgaagaaaaatcagttttaaaactgtattactATTAAAATCTCTTCGATAGAAGATTATTCGTGAAGAACATTTATCTACACTGATGTGCCTTTAAATTCAGAATCAAGTctcagacatttattttaaacagtttccCCTTAACATTACATAAGAGGATTTAATAGGTCACTTCATTTGAAATGACTACGCTTAACTGCTTTGATCACCGCTAGTGTTCCATCAGAAGTTTATagatatttaaaagttttattaaatagAATGTAACTGTACAACTCACTTTAATCTATGTCTAAAAGGGTTTATTTACCTGGAATCTTTACTGGAATCTCCAAACAATGCATTTTTGAAGGGGGATCTCTTGGCTTCCACAAAAACAAGCACCTCAGCCTGtactttttcctgaaattcGATGTGTTTACTATACGTGACCTTTAAGGTAAGGTAATTTACTTTAGTGGATGCCTTCTAACACCTCAGCACTAATTCCATGTATTTCTAACATTGTTGCTAGGAAGAATCACGGAAAGCATATGGTCCTTCTGAAAGTATTGCCTTCTATTTcggaagaaggaagaaacaaaaccttagCAAAGCTATACTAAACATACTTTCACATACAAGAAGTCTTCTAATTAGCAGTAAAGCCTCCTTTTTCtatcagctgtattttcatCCTGCATTTCTATTTATcctttctaaatttaaaatatttatatactttCCTCTAGTGTATATCTAACATTCGTTCAAAGGCAGAGGACAAGTCAAGAGACTTGACTTCTAACACTGGAGTCATATTTCCAGTTCACATTCAACAAAATACAGATGCACCCAAGGTTACCTCAGTAGATGGTATCACCTAAAAGGCTGCTCTGACATAATaccatttttaaagctgttcagCATTAGACCAAAATAATGTAACCTACAAAATGCAGCAAGACCCTTAAAAACATATATTCTGTATGCATCACATTACAAAAACACACATAACAACCAATGAATTCACGGTAAAAACAGTACCTGCATGTTTTCTCTCAAATCCGTGGCATCCCGAATAGGTTGGAGAGCGTTCTTGAACACTTCATCTATTGTTTTAATCCATAATGTTCTCATAGACGCATATTCCCTTGATTTCTTGCCCTTCCTCACAGAGAGGCCACGCTTATGAGGTTTCCCACCACCCCTTCGATTAGTAATCGCCACATGCACAAACAAGGAAGCATGTGCTAAAATTTCACCAGTTAAAGACTGCAGAGGAACGTGCCGATAACCAGTCTGTAGACATTCAAAGGGAATAGTGTACTGCCCGATAAACTCATCCCCAATGTAATCGTCATCCAGAACTACGAAACGCACCATTGCTAGTTCTGgtaaatttatttgaaattcaaagCTTTCATCAAAAATTGGGTTATCCCCATTCTGATGCATAGTTTTCGTCCTTTGCTCTGCACAGTCGGCAGGGATTCCATGTATTTCAACATAGACGTAAGGATCCACAACATCACCTTTGGCACCTGATCCTTTGGGTTTAGGGAAGTTTTGCCCGCTAATGATTTTAATATGAAGCAGCTGAGGTGAAACTCCAGGCACGGTGTCTTTCGTATTCGCACTAAAGAAGGATACTTCTTCTCTCATGATAGCAGGACGAAGGACATAGCCACAGTTTCCATTCTGTCGAAACCAGCCAATGTTAAGATCCATCATTAAGCCAGGCGTTTGAAAGTTCATTGCTACTATCTGACAACCACACTTCCAGAAGTCCTGGGGATTCATATTACTAGAGTCAATCCTCATAGGACTGGGGAATACTCTTGCAAGAAAACGTTTGTTATAATTTACAAAGTCTCCCGGGTTCTCATTGGCATATTTGCTAGCAAGCACTTCGTTAAACGAGCACACTTCCCAGTACTTCTGGAGCTGAAATGAAACTTGAAACTCTTTGAACTGAACCGATTTACATATGCTTACCAACTCGGAGAGTTCTTTGCAGAGCTGAAATCTTTTCCCTGTCATCAAGTTTTGCTGTTCTACACCCTCCTTCCCCACTCTCTGTGACATTTCTGCTCCTTCATCTTCATCTGTAACATCTCCCTCTAGCCCGGAACAATTAGAGGAAAGCTTCTTTGCTTTAACTAGTATTTTCCCTTTAAGTGATTCCGGTGATGGGAGATAAGACTCTTCGATGTTTGGAGACTGTGTATGGAGTTTGTCCCCcaaaattttcttcatgtgttgTACCATCACTTTCTGCTGCTTAATAGAACAATGATTTTCTAAACACAAAATAAGAGGGtattctgaagcaaaaaaggCATACTTGTTAATAATGTCAATCACACTACGGAAAACAATCTGTGATGTCATTGTATGCCCTGTGTAAATCACAGGCTCATTATCTGGACCATCCCATACATCCAGTTCAACACTTCGACAACCCATTTTAAGAGCGCGAATGTAACCTGTGATGTCAGAAGGCCCTCGAAACTGATCCTCTATCAAGTATGTATTATGAGATGAGTTTATAAAATAATGGGATAAGGGTTGTTTCATGTCTTGACAAACTTTTTTATGTTCTGGATCAAATAtgtggcagtctggtgaagtaAGATAATTCGTAAATCCATCTATAGAAAGAAAACCCCTTTCCTGGCCCTCTTTGGCTGGCTCgtatttctgaataatttcaaGGCTTATTTCTTCCGTGACGTGTGCCATACCCTGCTCTGCTTCTAAAAACATCATGAGGTCCTTGGTATCTAGGAATTCTTTATTGCTTGAAAACTGAACTAACAGGAAATAGATTTCAGGTCTGGTACAAAGTTCATGAAAAACTTCAATAAACTCTTCTTTTGTTACTTCTGTACCAGTTTTTTCCTTGGATCTATGTAACTCCTTGAATTTTAGCTctattttattagtttttaaacCAGGATTTAAGTCTTTTATAAACTGTACAGCATTACACAGGGGTATATGTCCCAAATTATCTACATCTGATTCACTGAACATTTGTGAAAGCCATGAAGTCCGCATATTATCTTGGGTACTTTCTATCATATCTAGAGTATGTTTCCCATAAGAAATCAGGTATCTTAAGCCAGTAACCCAAATATTTGCAATGTCTGCTGAGTTAGCAACAAGATCTAGTGACTCATAGTTTTCTCCATATATAATTGAAAATGCACAGTCTTCTGATATCTGGTCATATATTCCATTGCTGcgaaaaatatctgtattttttcccgTTCTTACTTCTTTGATTGATTTAATATcaatctttgctttttcagaatcCTTTTTTGAAGGTTCCCAGCGTAGAGATTGCATATCCGcatctaaaagaaaatatcGGTGATACACCCTAGAGTTGGATCGAATCTTTTTGAGCTCAGAGCCTTCAACCATTGCGTTTATACAGTCACTTGCACTGCTGATCTTTTTCTCAGTTGGCATACTGCTAAACGACACAGTCTTTTTCCGTTCTCGCTTCTGTTTCGTACCATCCTGGTAAacaaggggagggggaaagaaaacatctaTCAGTATGGTTTTGCTCAACATTGAAACAGGTTGCAACTTAAAGCTGAAAGTTCATAAAGCAGTTCAAAAAGGTCTAGCATTTGTGTAATGACCAGTAAGATGGAAATTCTTACTGGAATCatcacaaatgaaaatactaatAATGGCTTATTGTTCTTGGCTATATAAGTAATCTTCCACGgtctctcccctcccccccccaatatTTTGTATGAACACTACATTAAACAAAGCAAGTTTTGAAGGCTAGTGAAGTAATAGTGCTGTgcacatgcattttattttatcagtaATAACTTAGATAAGAGATTCTACAGCCAAGGCAGCAGGAAGCAAGCTTTCCTCAGAGTCTTTACACAGTCCTACAGATACTTGCTGAGCTTTGTCAGTATAGAATACAATGGTTTAATACCATGCTGACAGGATCCTCGTGAACACCCAAGAAACATGAATACACAATTAACTACATAAAATCCACAGGACACGATCCTAATCTAAGCATAGACGATGGTAACAGCACTTACTACCCGTAGCTTCTCTACCGCACCCATCCATGCTCTTCCCACAGGCTGCCCACAGCACTGACACATACATCTCTTCTCTACACTAGGAAAACATACACATGAGTCTTAAAAAGCTACACTGAAACACAAGTGACTGGATTGGAGCAGACACGATTAACGAGAAGTACTGAGTTTCAGGAGAGAAGATAGTGACTCAGGGGGGAACTGCCCGAGAGGATCAAAGTTAAACTGGGTCTAAAGCTGCGTATCATTAGAAAGAACCCGAATGGAAAATGCAAGACCTGGTCAGGAAGGGAAGCAAATGTCACTCACCTTTGCtcttaaaacaatgaaataacCCAGAGGACTCTAGTTTACTAGGGAAAGCTTGGGTAGAAAATTTGGTATTAGAAAAACTGGGGGGCGGAGAGTCATTTAGCTGCCTCTATTTGCTGTTTGTATTAATTCAAACAAGTGCAACTAAATCAGTAACATAACTTAAGTACAAGCACTTTCATGATGAAGAACTGAATTTAAGAAACCTATGCATTTTCattatctgcattttctgagactggaaaaaatgctgtgtttagctttttaataaaagcgTCATGTGTCACCATAAACTAACTTCTAGTCTGAAATAACACTTCcctgaaataatctttttatgTTAGATACCCTATGTAGAACTGTTCTTCTAATATTCCAGCACAGctcaaaaaattacttttcctgctttataCAAAAAGAACGTTGATTTTCCCTCTAATAGCTTTCCATTTGAAGTATGTTCCAGTGCAAATGAACATTGCCTATATGGCagaatgaagaggaaaagaaaacttttaatgaCTGCTTCTGAGCAGATGTTCAAGTAAAAACCATCCATTACAGAATGCATTTCCACTTTGGGGCATATGTGccatatatttaatttcattaaattaaaaatgcagaattctgtttttgtaatttaatgTATAAGTATCTGAAAAGCCTTTCATTGAAAACAATTAGTAAAGTAAGCAGACTTAATATTTGCTGTTCCACGTTTGAGAAAATTAATCAACCATACAATTCTTGCACCTTTAATGACAGCAGAATTTGGTTTATGCAAGTTCTCAGGAGATCAGTAAAAGTGAATACCCCTACAGAGGACTTTTATTTCCAACCCCAGATCAAACACCTGCAATGAATACCACACAGGGTTGACGCTTGGAATCTCATCACGTGTATTTGGGCATAAGGattgctttcaaagaaaagcaaatttccttaatttaaaaagataataaattacaaatgtgatttttgtttacagatatttttgttctgttttaagcCTAGCCTGAAAAAGGACAGCCCCACAAAAAACCAGCAATAACATTCCTGTCCAGTAGTTTAGGGCTTGGAATGAAGCCTGGTGAAACTGCTTTATGCTCCAGATTTCCCAGTCACTGATCTGGGAGGGGAATCTATTTCTTGAACGCTCCAGTGACAGGCAGCTGACAGTTAACACCCTGACACCGCAACCATCAAGGCCTGGGAAGTATTACCTGCCTGACCGTGATCAGTATTTACCAAGCAGAAGGAAGGTCTGTGCCTTTCACTATGATCACGGTTGTGTCTGATCCAAGACCCTGAACggtaagggaggaaaaaaaaaaaaaaaatctgccatttCTTGATGCCATCTGATGTGAATAGGTCCACCTCAAGGCAAGCCTATTCCCAACCCTAGTTACCCAAAAGACTGAATTTGAGTTTATACATGCAGAGGAATAATTCAATCTACCACCTGCAAGACTATTTTGCTTGCCGGCCAGCCGAATTTGAAGCTATTTTGACAgtattctgcatttctgcagggtAAAGCAATCTCACCATTTGGCTTATTCATATCaagcctgctggcagcagacGTCACTGCCTGAACGTGACaaccatgaaaacaaattttaaaatattcttgcgAGTTTCCCAAAGTTCTGAGCTCCAGAACATCCACAGATCAATGATCCTGGAGCTACCAAATTGCCTGTGCTAGTCCCCATCCTGACAGAGACATGGCTATCACAATCAGTCCACATAAACAGAACTTATATTTTCCCAAAGACACTGGCCAGAATTATCCACCTGtctgaaaagaagcagaaaagaaagtttcacTCGTAAACTGAGAATGTGATTGCGTAGTGTGCACAAAGCGTATGAAACAGGTTTCTGAGCCTCCAAGACAGACTGGcatggaggaggaggcagaTACGTTCTGCTATATGATGTAGAGAATATCACTGTGAAAGGGGGGTGGCATTCATGAACCAGGTTAGGTCTTTCGAGGCCTTAAGTCTGTCTTGAACCAAAGAGACTGACACAGCAGGAAACCATATGTATGACCTGCACAAACACAGGAGTCACTTCTTGGCATTCATGAGACTTAGTGTTCTTGCTGTTCAAGATGCTCGAACCAAGACTGGCTCTACAGTGCAGATCCATAATTCTGTCCAAAGTAGAAGCTacaatttttactgaaaaaactTTCAGAGTCATTCCAGGATCTCTCAGACAATGAAGACCATGTCAATTTTCAGATTATAACAGGTACTGTCATTGTAACTCAGGATCTCCCCTAAAGACTGCCAGCTCTTCAGAAGACTTTATAATTGAAACCAGGATGACCACCTCATCAATACATCTCCTAAATTCATGTGTGCCACATCCAAGGTCATTACAAGACATTTTGAGAAACAGACCAGACTACAGATAAAACTGTTGTGAAACTCTGCTAATACCTACAAGTGACAACACAAAGAGTTTAATTTATCCAGGATTTCATAGCTACAGAAAGTAAAGGATctagcagtttaaaaaaacagaaataatttcagctgtCATCTATGGCACTTAAGAGACAGAGACAGTTGCAGAAAATGGCTTAAAAGAGCAAACAGGGAAGAGCATCTCCAtgataaatttttcttttattcctctcACGGTACTGGCAAAGAAATGGTTGTGTAAGACAGCACAATCTACAAAACAGAATTCTGGGCATGACATAGAATCTTGGACGCTGAGAGACAGCACATCATTCCTgaacagcaaagcttttaataCATGCAACTTTATGATAATAAGTACTTCAAGAGCAGTTGCAATAACCACAGGTACTGACAGGGAGAGTGGTGGAGTTCAAACGGAGATTGGCTAGCGTAACAGACCAGGATGGTAGAGGAAACAATGAATAGTGCAAGGTTTGTAAATACCTACTATAGGAAAGGATGTAGAGCATGAACTCTCTGATGTGTACATGGGGAAAGCCATACTTCAAAAAGCACTCAATCCCAGCGTTACTGAGAAGTTTAGGTACTGCTTGGTACAGTGGAATCTAGAACTCACAGCCCAAGGCAGGGGCTTGTCACCCACGAGGTGGGAAGCTAGGGGCTGCAACCAGAGCAGGGTGCAGGACAGTCCTTCCCTCTGCCAGTACAGAATGGTCCTTACACTCGCCAGTGCAAACCTGGGAGGTGGGTGTCTGCGATCCTGCCTCTCTCCACAGCTAAAGAAGCCACCTGCAGCTTTGATGCCAACTGGAATTTGAAGATTAAGGCCTCTATCTGCATCTACCCAACTCAGGTACTCCTTCTGGGACAGAGGACTTTACAAAGAAGACAACAGTAACAAGAGGAAGTGGCAGAGTGACACATTTTTAGAGCACTCATCTGGGAAGTGAAAGTCCCTCATGTCATTACTCCATAAACACTTCACTTGGTGACCCTGCATGCTGAATGTACGAACAGTCCATGCAGCAGAGACCTGAACACTGAATTTTGCCCTCTCAGAGGAATACCCACCTTCCCAGGTGACCAGatcctgctgcttcttgtttaAGCTCTAACCATAAAAAATTTCCACTCATGTTTGTAGACCATTGGTTCATCAGAAGTGTGGAAGGCAGCTCCATCCTGGTCTAGAGAGCATTCATAAGAGGAGCTGCGCATTTGAGGATGCCCTAGAGCCCCACCACTCAGCGAGCAGGTGAGTGCTCTGCCAACAAAGCAATTACATAAAAAGAAGAGCACAAGACACCTCCCCTCAACCGCAGCAACCTCACTGCAGGCTTTTTGTTAATGCCTGAGCTTTGACAACATGTGAAGAAACGCGCACACCTTGTGGCAATGATGGTACACAGTCTACAGGAGCCACCACAGTCCCAGGAAAACTTAATCCCAAACAGGCTGAGCAACAAGGTGGACACTGAGCCACTCAgcccagcaaaggcagcaatgTCTGCACCGATGTGTAGCAGTAACAAGACTGCAACCACATACAGTATACGTCACGAGCTTTtaaataagtcttttttttttttttttcatgtagatTGTAATTTAAGTGACAGGTTTGTGAATCTGAGAGTCGGTGTTGCGGCAATACTCTGAGCAATTACTGGTGAGTAGGCGAGAACACATACCATGCCTAAGTTTggttagtttggtttttttaaatcgCACTACTATTTAATGTCATATAGTGTAAAAGCTGTTTTAGAAGTAATTTAATGTACATCTGTAGCCAACAGCTGCAATACAATTCACTATTTTATGACTAGAACAGTCTAATGATCTTCGTGATGAACATAGAGTGAACTACTCTTCTGACACTATACAACTCATTGATTACTTGCATTTATATCACATGTGATACTTCAGTAGCCAATTTGAGGATGAAAACTGCCTGTCTTCATCAAACACAATTCAGAAGAAATTGCAAAATCGCCTCGCTTAACAACATGGTGTAGAGCATAAGCCTATTTCAGGAAGTGGttagttaaaaagaaagctttgtttACTTAAGATTCCTAAGCATTTTTCTTAAGAaccttgcaaaacaaaaatcctgaaTGTTATAGATTTTCTTTATACTTAAGAAGGCATTCAGGTATGTCTATATATAGTTAAGTctattcaaaggaaaaaaacacagatatttaagacagtattttaaaacgtaaaatttctaaatgcattttaatataatatGATATTATcattaatttgttcttttccaaGGTTTCACCTGTGGTTTTAGAGCTATAAATGCAGACACAGATCAACAAATGAGTTAAAAATGCAGTGTCTCATGTTATCCTTCTCTTtacattttcatcttaaaaatatttcatctttgaaaaaatCTTTAACCGATACGTGGTCctgtttattatttctgtatcttttcaaacacaaaaaaaataattattatgtATAGGTTGCCTACGTACAGCTACCAGCTCATTCTAGAACCAAACATGCAACATTATAAAAGAAGCTAAGCAAGTTTTTGTATGAAAAGGTCggtagaaaaaaggaaggaaaataacaggTAACTAAAATCAGCAACGTTTCATCTTTGTTACATAAAATTTAACATTGATTTCAAAAATTACGTGCAGTTAAAGGCAGAGTGAGAGTCGTCTTTGCAAGAGGgtgagaaaaagggagaaaggcagaggggaggaagagagaaggtCAGGCAGGAAAGGCATCTCACCGTTACAAGCCAGGTACTCGAAGGCAGCAGCTCTACGTCCGCGGTGTACCCTCTCTCAGCCTAACTCCCCTGGAATAACCCCTCAGAGAAGGATCTGCTGACAGCCACCACCCAGCCTCTGTCCTCCAGACAAGTACCCACGTTCCTCATCCGTACCTTCTACTTTGCCATTACTAGGAGATTCTTACTAACACAGTGACCCACACTCACTAAAAAGCACACACTTCATGTTTTAACACAGCTGTCCAAAGCTTTCAGagcatatgaaaagaaaaaaaaaaaaaaaagaaaaaactctcCAAGTGATTAGCAGTTCAGCTGACAGAATCCCTAACACTTCAGAAATGCCACATATTCTATCacatcatgtttttctttttttctttctggatagAGCTGTAGCCACCGTTTAACAGCACGCAGGACTGAGCAGTTGCATTTAAGATGAAGTAGAGTCCTCAACTGAAATAACAGGCATCTGGGGGGAGACAAAACATCAGCTCTTTGGCAAACACAGGGCCTCC containing:
- the PLCL2 gene encoding inactive phospholipase C-like protein 2 isoform X1 produces the protein MAEFGSGGGTGGGGLPSSPGPAQGKVAFKAGDGEGGGGGGGGGRSRFDSAGSRVSNGDCALPGAGDEPGSAAPASPGSSSKEKGFTTGQQREGKPGIPRRSSIIKDGTKQKRERKKTVSFSSMPTEKKISSASDCINAMVEGSELKKIRSNSRVYHRYFLLDADMQSLRWEPSKKDSEKAKIDIKSIKEVRTGKNTDIFRSNGIYDQISEDCAFSIIYGENYESLDLVANSADIANIWVTGLRYLISYGKHTLDMIESTQDNMRTSWLSQMFSESDVDNLGHIPLCNAVQFIKDLNPGLKTNKIELKFKELHRSKEKTGTEVTKEEFIEVFHELCTRPEIYFLLVQFSSNKEFLDTKDLMMFLEAEQGMAHVTEEISLEIIQKYEPAKEGQERGFLSIDGFTNYLTSPDCHIFDPEHKKVCQDMKQPLSHYFINSSHNTYLIEDQFRGPSDITGYIRALKMGCRSVELDVWDGPDNEPVIYTGHTMTSQIVFRSVIDIINKYAFFASEYPLILCLENHCSIKQQKVMVQHMKKILGDKLHTQSPNIEESYLPSPESLKGKILVKAKKLSSNCSGLEGDVTDEDEGAEMSQRVGKEGVEQQNLMTGKRFQLCKELSELVSICKSVQFKEFQVSFQLQKYWEVCSFNEVLASKYANENPGDFVNYNKRFLARVFPSPMRIDSSNMNPQDFWKCGCQIVAMNFQTPGLMMDLNIGWFRQNGNCGYVLRPAIMREEVSFFSANTKDTVPGVSPQLLHIKIISGQNFPKPKGSGAKGDVVDPYVYVEIHGIPADCAEQRTKTMHQNGDNPIFDESFEFQINLPELAMVRFVVLDDDYIGDEFIGQYTIPFECLQTGYRHVPLQSLTGEILAHASLFVHVAITNRRGGGKPHKRGLSVRKGKKSREYASMRTLWIKTIDEVFKNALQPIRDATDLRENMQNAVVSFKELCGLSPVANLMQCILAVSMRLVGPDNAPLVVLNLNDQYPTMELQGIVPEVLKKIVTAYDMMIQTIRTVVENTDSLYEKIVQCQKAAMEFHENLHNIGAREGLKERKLQKSVESFTWNITILKGQADLLKYAKNEALENLKQIHYATLSCGLNKPGTENAEISKPRRSLEVIPEKAGDENGE
- the PLCL2 gene encoding inactive phospholipase C-like protein 2 isoform X2, which encodes MAEFGSGGGTGGGGLPSSPGPAQGKVAFKAGDGEGGGGGGGGGRSRFDSAGSRVSNGDCALPGAGDEPGSAAPASPGSSSKEKGFTTGQQREGKPGIPRRSSIIKDGTKQKRERKKTVSFSSMPTEKKISSASDCINAMVEGSELKKIRSNSRVYHRYFLLDADMQSLRWEPSKKDSEKAKIDIKSIKEVRTGKNTDIFRSNGIYDQISEDCAFSIIYGENYESLDLVANSADIANIWVTGLRYLISYGKHTLDMIESTQDNMRTSWLSQMFSESDVDNLGHIPLCNAVQFIKDLNPGLKTNKIELKFKELHRSKEKTGTEVTKEEFIEVFHELCTRPEIYFLLVQFSSNKEFLDTKDLMMFLEAEQGMAHVTEEISLEIIQKYEPAKEGQERGFLSIDGFTNYLTSPDCHIFDPEHKKVCQDMKQPLSHYFINSSHNTYLIEDQFRGPSDITGYIRALKMGCRSVELDVWDGPDNEPVIYTGHTMTSQIVFRSVIDIINKYAFFASEYPLILCLENHCSIKQQKVMVQHMKKILGDKLHTQSPNIEESYLPSPESLKGKILVKAKKLSSNCSGLEGDVTDEDEGAEMSQRVGKEGVEQQNLMTGKRFQLCKELSELVSICKSVQFKEFQVSFQLQKYWEVCSFNEVLASKYANENPGDFVNYNKRFLARVFPSPMRIDSSNMNPQDFWKCGCQIVAMNFQTPGLMMDLNIGWFRQNGNCGYVLRPAIMREEVSFFSANTKDTVPGVSPQLLHIKIISGQNFPKPKGSGAKGDVVDPYVYVEIHGIPADCAEQRTKTMHQNGDNPIFDESFEFQINLPELAMVRFVVLDDDYIGDEFIGQYTIPFECLQTGYRHVPLQSLTGEILAHASLFVHVAITNRRGGGKPHKRGLSVRKGKKSREYASMRTLWIKTIDEVFKNALQPIRDATDLRENMQNAVVSFKELCGLSPVANLMQCILAVSMRLVGPDNAPLVVLNLNDQYPTMELQGIVPEVLKKIVTAYDMLPLCDTSACILLVSSHPSLISAAD
- the PLCL2 gene encoding inactive phospholipase C-like protein 2 isoform X3, with the protein product MAEFGSGGGTGGGGLPSSPGPAQGKVAFKAGDGEGGGGGGGGGRSRFDSAGSRVSNGDCALPGAGDEPGSAAPASPGSSSKEKGFTTGQQREGKPGIPRRSSIIKDGTKQKRERKKTVSFSSMPTEKKISSASDCINAMVEGSELKKIRSNSRVYHRYFLLDADMQSLRWEPSKKDSEKAKIDIKSIKEVRTGKNTDIFRSNGIYDQISEDCAFSIIYGENYESLDLVANSADIANIWVTGLRYLISYGKHTLDMIESTQDNMRTSWLSQMFSESDVDNLGHIPLCNAVQFIKDLNPGLKTNKIELKFKELHRSKEKTGTEVTKEEFIEVFHELCTRPEIYFLLVQFSSNKEFLDTKDLMMFLEAEQGMAHVTEEISLEIIQKYEPAKEGQERGFLSIDGFTNYLTSPDCHIFDPEHKKVCQDMKQPLSHYFINSSHNTYLIEDQFRGPSDITGYIRALKMGCRSVELDVWDGPDNEPVIYTGHTMTSQIVFRSVIDIINKYAFFASEYPLILCLENHCSIKQQKVMVQHMKKILGDKLHTQSPNIEESYLPSPESLKGKILVKAKKLSSNCSGLEGDVTDEDEGAEMSQRVGKEGVEQQNLMTGKRFQLCKELSELVSICKSVQFKEFQVSFQLQKYWEVCSFNEVLASKYANENPGDFVNYNKRFLARVFPSPMRIDSSNMNPQDFWKCGCQIVAMNFQTPGLMMDLNIGWFRQNGNCGYVLRPAIMREEVSFFSANTKDTVPGVSPQLLHIKIISGQNFPKPKGSGAKGDVVDPYVYVEIHGIPADCAEQRTKTMHQNGDNPIFDESFEFQINLPELAMVRFVVLDDDYIGDEFIGQYTIPFECLQTGYRHVPLQSLTGEILAHASLFVHVAITNRRGGGKPHKRGLSVRKGKKSREYASMRTLWIKTIDEVFKNALQPIRDATDLRENMQEHKLQTCHRSPAPTWYKNPKFITVLRIFPSWNFSGYLESRCISNSGNFLQV